From Anopheles maculipalpis chromosome X, idAnoMacuDA_375_x, whole genome shotgun sequence:
AGGAGAAGCTGACCGTCGCCGGCCAGTTCGCGTACAGGGCCGGATTCCCGCTCCAGACGGCGTACGTGAAGAAGTAGATGATGGAGAAGTGATAGATGCCCAGCACTAGCCATCCGATAAAGTATTTCCACGCGTACTGCTTGTTGCCGGCCACCTTCTGATACAGCGAGGGATTTCTGTTGGGAAGGGAAGCGGGAAGAGAGAACACATCAGTACAGCTGTAAGGATTTGTAACCGATCACTGCGAGGCTCACTTAAGTAGCGTCTGCTCTTGGTAAGGTTTCTCCGTAAGTGCTAGCACCAGCACCGGTATCGCGGTGTACACAACGTTGTAGAGCGTGAGAAACACCGAATCGTACACCGACTGGTTCGAAAACAGGCTATGTATCTGGAAGTACAGCTGCACGCCCATAAACACGAGGTTCTTGTAGAAGAAGTACAGCACCAGCACCGCAAGCCGCGTGCTAAAGTAGTGGCcgtgcaccagcagcagcttcttcAGCATGCAGAACTTCGCAAACGCGTAATCCGCACACCGGGCCGCCTGGCGACCCTCGCGCCCCACAATGCCCAGCCCAACGTGCGCCTCCTGTATCATCGACACGTCGTTCGCACCGTCCCCGATCGCCGCCGTCACTGGCGCACTGTCGGACGTTTTCATCAGCTGCACCACCTCGCACTTCTGCAGCGGGCTCAGCCGGCAGCACAGTACCGCCCGGCACCGCTCGCTCACGTCGCGAAACTGTTCCCGGTGGGAGTCCAGCGCGATCGCCAGACTGGTACCGTCAATCAGCATCGAGAAAGGTGTATCGCGCTGCCGGAACATCTCCAGCGCCAGCGTGTCGAGATGCTGCTGCAACTGTTCCGGGGTGCGGCAGTCGGTGATGAAGTAGCGGGCAGAACCGTCCGGGATGTGGCCACAGCTCAGTGCAATGTTGAGTGCCGTTTCCACCTTATCGCCGGTCAGCACCCACACACGGATACCGGCCTGGCCGAGTGCTTGCAGCGTATCCTGCACGTCGTCCTGCAGTGCATCCTCCACTGCGGTCGCACCTAGCAGCTCCAGGTTTGTCTCGATACGCCGCTGACAGGCTTCAACCAGCTCGGCACGGTCTACCAGGGAGCTGCCGGCTTCCATTAGCTCGTCACTGAACGTGCGGAACTCTTGCTCCGTTAGGCGGCGCCGGGCAACCGCCAGCGTACGGAGCCCCAACTTGGCAAACTCGTCAATGTGGCGCTGGGTCGTTTCGATGAGCGGCGAGTGAGCGCACAGTGGCAGTACGTGACTTTCCGCACCCTTGGTGTAGAGCCAAATTTGACCGTGCGCGTCACGTACGATGATGCTCATACGCTTCCGGTCGGAGGTGAACTCGAGCACCGCCAGACGCTCGTACTGTACCAGCTCCTCGTCCGGCACTTCACCGAGCCGGGATCGCACATTCGCCCGCACGCACGAGCGGCGCAGCTTGATCTGCATCTGGTCACCGTCGTTACCGATGTACACGAGACCCATACGTGCGCATGCCTCCACCAGCGCTTTCTCGTCCGGGCTCGATGCTTGATAGTCCATTTTGCTGccccaaagaagaagaagaaaaagatagaaaaaggaagaaataaatcGTCACCTCGGacgcgatggagacgcctggtgtttgcGCTTACCGAATGAATGAGTCGACCTCGCGCTGCCGGAGATGCGATTCCTGACGCTGTACCAGAGCGGATTCGTTGTAGGCCGGCGCTGCGTACGATTCCCTTACCGAGCGTGACACGTACGAGCCACGGTTGCGGCGCAACGTCACCACCGGTCGTGCCACCAACGCACCGCCGGTCACAGCATTTTGGTAGCTTTTCGGACGATTCACACCGAACGGTACGTGGGACTGGGTACGCCGATGGCTCAGCTGCTTCATATCGCCGAACGGTTGCGTCGGCGGTTTCTCCTCGTACGCCGAGATGGTGCGCTTCAGCTCGGGCTGCAGGTCGGGCAGCTGCAGAtggccgttgctgctgctaaagTTCGGCTGCCGCTGAATGAAGCTCGTTTCAAGCGTTTCGTACAAACTCTGGGGCCGGGTGACCGGTGGCGTCACCTCGACACGGGGCTGATTTTCGTACAGTGCGCTTGTCGGCCGCCGACTGTTGCGTACCGGGGACCCCTGGGTGGTAGATTCCGACTGCACGACAGTACTGGCACCGACGGAGTTTAGCGATACCTCAAGCAGAGTCTCGGTCCCTAGCGCCCCTATTGCAGGCGCTTCGCTAGAATCCTCTTCCGTTTCATTCGTATAGTCGCCCGCTACCTGCACCGTGTGGCACACGGCCAACGCTTGGAAGAACTCGTACACATGGCTCTGTAAGATTGCAAAATCAAGGAACACATTGTTAAATGTTGCGTATGGCTAGCACGACAACTACCCACCGAAAGCTCGTTAATTTTGTGCGCACTCCGGCGGTCGAATTCCTGCAACCGGCGACCCTTCTGCTCGTACTTTCGCCCATTGATCGAGCACTGCTGAAAGATCATAATGTTCTTGGTGAGCGTGCCCGTTTTGTCCGAGAACAGTAGCGACACCTGCCCAAGCTCCTCGTTAATGTCGGACGTGTTGACAATGCACGGCTGGTCCGTCTCCTCATCGTACAGCTCCGGATCCCACTCCAGATAGAACCCGCCGAGAAATTTGGCCATCTCGATCGTAACGTACAGCGAGATCGGGATCAGATAGTTGAACAGTATGAGAAACGAGAAGTAGTCCTGCAGAAACTGTGACACGCGATAGTTGGACAGTATCTCGCCGAGGTAGAGGTTGTGCTGCGTCTGAtactcgtcgttgtagcgctTGAGAAAGTAGCTGACCGTAACGATAACgaccagcagcaccagaaaGAACACCAAATACTTGTTGACGTACCGTTCGCTCGAGCTCATCTTGCTCGTTGTCATCCGGCTGTTCAGTGCCAGCTTCGTCTGCTGCCCAGTATACACCGCACAACCGATCGCCCACTCGGTGTTGCGGATCCGGCTACCACGCAGTAAAAGATTTTCCGCCGCCAGCGGTAGTACGCTGTGTTCGCCTCCGATCACAAACATGTCCGCCAGCTCGATCCGCCCATTGAAGCTGTACAGATCGGTATGGGGCCGCTCGTACTCGATCCGCCCGATCGTGTTCAGCCGTTCCGGCGGCACGCTCGGCACACCCTTCGGGGCCGCCATTGTCTTGAGGTTCGTTTCGCCGTCCAGGTTGGCGGTGGTCACGTAGCACCGGCCGTGCTCGTCCGAACTCTGCAGCAGTACCACATCGCACGGTATGTCGCAGTCGCGCGACATCAGCACAATGTCACCGCGCCGTATGTCCTGGCAGCGGATGTCGATCGTTTCGCCGCCCCGTATCACCGTCACCGGCGAGAAGTTGACCATATTGTCCGCCCGGTAGCGCAGAAAGCTTTCGTAACCTTGCTTGGCAGCGGTCACCGCTATCACGAACACTAGCGGCACCAGCGACGTCATCGGCGAAACCGGGCTATCTGTTGGGGTTTGGAAAACAGAGACGGATATGAGGGTACGCGCGTGTTGGGTGGACACCCTCCGCTTATCATcacacccacatacacaccaacTCACCTATCACTATCGATATGACGGTCATGAAGAGGAAGTACAGGTTGGCGATGCGGCGGAACTGCTCGAACAGGTTGAGCGGCAGGAAGGTGAGCAGCGTATATTTCGTCGACTTGATGCGATTCGTCTCGCCGGCCTGCTTCTCCTCCTGTGCGTCGCATCCTACCTTCACCGACAGTGAATCTGATTCCTGCGATACTCGGTTAccctaaaagaaaaaaatcacgcgagaagggattttttttaatccaaattattaaaaagcttttcaaaaatgtccTTTACTAGGAGGAGCGGGGTTTTCACGGCTCCTCCatatacatttttcttcctcttctttagTGGACCCGTCCCTACCATCCGTGAAAAACATCCCCAAAGAGagataaaagtttttggcTCAATGGAACACGGATCTCTGGGTCTGGATGAGATTCAAACTCGGACCCTCGCGTGCACCTAAACGCTACCGCTCTTACCATCATACCACCGGTTCGTCGCTATGCAGTGCGTGTTATTAGCCCAATAAAACTATCTCATCATGCTAGAATCGGTTACGTTTGAGTAGTCAAATTCGAATTAACATAAGAAAACATTACTAACATTATTTATGCTCTCCTCACTACGAATCCCGTTGTGATTCATCATCAATAAAATGAtactattctttttttttaaccccCACAAGCCGAACACATCGTCCCGACCTACTCACCATCATTTTCTTCGAGTGTGTTTTGTAATCGTCACGGTCATAAAAGCATTATCTCGCAGCACCGCCATATATCATGCGGCCGGTGCGGCCCAGTCAATTCGGCCAGTGCTGTTCAAGCTATGCGGGTGTTGCGAATTGCTTAGAATTATGTGTGCGATGTAGGACACCACATCAACTTCGAAGTATCTTTTTTAAGagcatttctttttcggttttgtgaaagaaaatgttaaGGAAAAGAACTGTACCGGGAAAGATTTAAACTCATACACGTATATCTCagtttttgcaaataaaaaaagaagaagggaaAACAACTTCCACACCAGCTTATTAAAACCGATATTGAAACGCTGCCAGTACAGCTGGTATATCCTCGCaatgaaatgtttaaatttcatcTCCTGCTAAAGCTCAGTTGGGACGTGTGTGCCAATCATATTTCCGCCAGCCCAGGGCCCAGAACAAATCCCTAATGTCACCGAACGTTGCCATCCCCGTCACCCCGCACTCTCACTctaccccttttcccccctttgTAGGATGTGGATGCAAGGCATGGTGTTTCAACCGGTTGAAAGCAACGCAAAGCACGCCTAACCGTGCAGCATTCGAAACCGTGTATGCaccgcacacagcacacacatccTTCGGGTGGTTTATTGCTCCAAGGCCTTACCCGTTGGggtgagtttttctttctttcttctgctgctaGTTGTCAACggtgtgttgtgctgtgttttatgttttctgcCATCCTCGGTTCTTTGCTGCCTCGGGTCGTAAAATGTAAGGTGTGTACATTTATTCtgtgcaaaacacacacacccacacacacacacacgcgcacgttTGCGCGCGAAACCCGAAAAGAAGcgagagcagaaaaaaagcagcagcagcatggctGCAAAACTTCGGTTCCGGTGTAAGTGGAACCGGTGCAATTATGGTTAGAGCTGAACTATTCCGAATAAGAAGTTTTGCTGATAAGTGAAAGGCATCACACCCAAATGCCTTCACGATTAGTTCTCCTTTTGCTTGGTGTGCCTCGCTCGCCCTCTAAGCGTCGTCCATCTTTTGTCATTCTAATACAACAATTGCCgtttttctttaaatgttttccatcTGCGTCTTATTATATCCTCTGCATTCGCTCCGCCATTTCTTGCATGTGCGGGAAAAGGTTTCTGAAAAGAAATagtccagcaccagcagcaccaaagACGGCAGCATACAGACATCGCTTATCGTAAGCAAAATCCTCAGCAGAACACACTTGTGCGGAGGCACAAAGCGTCGTaaaaactgcaactgcaacgcTGGTAGCCAGCCATCGTACAGTGTGCATGAGGGAGATGGTGAAGAACATGGGTCGAGAAAACTAggcaaactcacacacacacacacacacataaaacggCTCCAAGCCTGTATGTCTACATAAACGGGCGTTTCAAGCTTCTCTTCGCGAAAGTGTTTGCGTCGATCGTCGATTTTCATAATGAAATTTCTTTAGTAGGACACATACATATATCGGTCATAAACCGATATAAGTTTAATGTCCCCTTcgccccccctcccctcccccccccctccaaccACTTGCGCTACTTATCCGATAAACTACGGTAAGCGGGAACTCAATTTTCCGGCATGCTGGCGAAGGGCCAGCGACAATATCCATAAAGCAATGGCGCACGGTTTTGCCATTTACTTCCAGAGCGCAAACGATATTAAACGCGAAACAACCAGCACCccattgttgctgttgcccgATGGATGTGCTCCGGTGTCGCGTGTTATCACCGCTTACCTTGCTCCGGCAACAGAAGGCGTACCAACGGGTGCGAGGATACGTACGGTCAGGTTCGTCCTGGGCCGAGTCCTCACATGTTTCAATCTCGGCTACCATAATGCTGGCTGCCCCCGTCCAAGGCTGGTAAAACGTTAATGGGATGAACTTGACGATGCACTACCGGacactcaacacacacacaaaacttgTCACATCCGGTACACGGTGAGTTGAAGTTGTTGATCGTTGTTTTGGGCGGGATAGATAAGATgggattttgttgttgagtGGTTGAGTGTAGGAACACGCGCAAATTTTTGATTGATGTTCACAGCAccgattttttgtgtgtttttaattaatcacTGTAACCGTTGTAACCTGCTGGCTGATCACCACACACCCTGCACCGGCCCGCCAGTATATGAAGATCAAACACTCGGAAGGAGTAAATAACGCTAGCTGCACGCGGTACTtccgctcacacacacacacacgcgcacgcgcGCGCCCTCACATGCACAATAATTTGGTCTGTAGGTGTTGGCAAATGACACCTGATTGTTGATTGTACTAGGCTGCAAGTAGTGGACACACTATTCCGTATGACGGTTGGATTGATAATTAGCATCTAGCCCAATGGGCACAATGGACGGCTTGTGGCCGGATCGAGTTAACACTCGCGTGAGATTGAACACCTTCAAGTATCGGACGACGGTTTACCGGCACCACAACGCAACGGTTCCATTCTCCCGGTCGTAACACCTAAACGCCAACGATTTTTTTCGGTGACTACACGCTTCCAGACGATATCCGATCGTTAGTGTAAGGCCTCCCTCAGGACACAGTATCTTCGAACAATCAAAGTTTAGGCAATTTACTCTACTGCAAGCGAGTTCTTGTTCAGGTCGAAATCAAGACAAAGCTAGCACTCTTCCTCACGGGCAGACGAGCATCGAACGCGCGCGCATGTAGCTCAGACCGTGTGCAAACTGCGAATGACTTCAACGCAAGACGCTAACGCGAATATGTGCCACCCTTTCCCAGACCACACACGCATCTATTCGCGACGCTACACACACAACGATCGTATGGCGCCGAAGAACGTGCGATCCTTTCAAACCGCACCGGTTGCTATAGTTGCTGCTTGTACGGCACACACTTGTGCGTCTTGGTATGCTGATGCGCTGCATAAGCTtagaacgttttttttctttttttttttttgggaaagaaaACACTTGTGGCGAAGaaagtggcagcagcagtgcaacaacgaaaaacaaaaacggccaCTCTCCGTGCGCCTCACCACAATCCTCTCACTCTGTCCGATTACCACGGATTTCCCCTGTCGGTGACGGTTTTGTGCCGTCACTGGTGTTGGACCGGTGCCCAGCTGAGCGCGCGCGCACTACAAAACTAACATTACGCGGGTTGTTGCAAACTCGGACTGTTGCCCGTAGGAGCACCAACACTTCCGCAATAATGTGCCCCCACGCTAGCTTTAGCTGCCGAAACTTATCGCCGGTGGACGGGTGATAAGATAAGCGGCAAACCCCTGTATGATATCATCCAGTCCCCAACCTATCATCTTCGTCACAGCGCGCGCTTATCGCGCGAAACAATCCAGCACTTTAAGCAATACACCTATGTAGCTGAAGTGGGGCGGGTGGCGGGACGTGAGTGCTTGGGCATGCCGATAAACTGGACACAAGCCCGACGAGTCACGGCAAATAGGCACACACAACCCATTCAAACCCTATACCGAACAATGCTgcttagtttaaaaaaaaaataggtttgattttgattttaaatttgatacCAGAGCTGGAGCCTTTCGCTCTCATCCGCAGAAGCCCAACTGTGTGAGAGTTACCCGTTGACCTAGTTTAGTCACGTGAGTGACCGTTGCTGAGCTGGTAACTCGCGTGAGCTAGGTCGTGTTTCAGGTGATCTAGGAGTATTTGCTTCCCTCACTTTGGAGTCTTAGTTTTGCAGAGTCCTTCCCGTCAGACACAGCTGGATCCTAATGGATACGATTGTTGGGATTTGTAACTCCAAGTTGACAGTTGGACAGTTGGCTGAGGTAAGCAAGCAATAGTTCAATTCTAACTCCAGCAGAACATAGAGTTTTGGGCGGCGTAGAATATCG
This genomic window contains:
- the LOC126561922 gene encoding phospholipid-transporting ATPase IF, whose translation is MTVISIVIDSPVSPMTSLVPLVFVIAVTAAKQGYESFLRYRADNMVNFSPVTVIRGGETIDIRCQDIRRGDIVLMSRDCDIPCDVVLLQSSDEHGRCYVTTANLDGETNLKTMAAPKGVPSVPPERLNTIGRIEYERPHTDLYSFNGRIELADMFVIGGEHSVLPLAAENLLLRGSRIRNTEWAIGCAVYTGQQTKLALNSRMTTSKMSSSERYVNKYLVFFLVLLVVIVTVSYFLKRYNDEYQTQHNLYLGEILSNYRVSQFLQDYFSFLILFNYLIPISLYVTIEMAKFLGGFYLEWDPELYDEETDQPCIVNTSDINEELGQVSLLFSDKTGTLTKNIMIFQQCSINGRKYEQKGRRLQEFDRRSAHKINELSSHVYEFFQALAVCHTVQVAGDYTNETEEDSSEAPAIGALGTETLLEVSLNSVGASTVVQSESTTQGSPVRNSRRPTSALYENQPRVEVTPPVTRPQSLYETLETSFIQRQPNFSSSNGHLQLPDLQPELKRTISAYEEKPPTQPFGDMKQLSHRRTQSHVPFGVNRPKSYQNAVTGGALVARPVVTLRRNRGSYVSRSVRESYAAPAYNESALVQRQESHLRQREVDSFIRKMDYQASSPDEKALVEACARMGLVYIGNDGDQMQIKLRRSCVRANVRSRLGEVPDEELVQYERLAVLEFTSDRKRMSIIVRDAHGQIWLYTKGAESHVLPLCAHSPLIETTQRHIDEFAKLGLRTLAVARRRLTEQEFRTFSDELMEAGSSLVDRAELVEACQRRIETNLELLGATAVEDALQDDVQDTLQALGQAGIRVWVLTGDKVETALNIALSCGHIPDGSARYFITDCRTPEQLQQHLDTLALEMFRQRDTPFSMLIDGTSLAIALDSHREQFRDVSERCRAVLCCRLSPLQKCEVVQLMKTSDSAPVTAAIGDGANDVSMIQEAHVGLGIVGREGRQAARCADYAFAKFCMLKKLLLVHGHYFSTRLAVLVLYFFYKNLVFMGVQLYFQIHSLFSNQSVYDSVFLTLYNVVYTAIPVLVLALTEKPYQEQTLLKNPSLYQKVAGNKQYAWKYFIGWLVLGIYHFSIIYFFTYAVWSGNPALYANWPATVSFSCYGTVLIHNVVVLVNLKLLIETIYKSYIIIATVLLSIFAFMGTTFVYNLLHINYDGSMLHVYNNLLSSLTFWVLSIVILIAGFLPDLTMLAIRAMEIKLGHIFPGGAKYRRVLFQRRSEQLQSTDL